GTTCGACTTGCCGACAGCCTGGACCGGCAGGATGCGGATATCGAGTTCGCCGGGCAGGCGCGCGATCACCGTCTCCAACATGCCCATCATGATCGAGGTGTCGGTCGAGACCGGAAGGTGAGGGCCATGCTGCTCGATCGCCGCCACCGGCAGCACGGCGATCGTTGCCTCCGCGTCGATCGAGGCGTATTCGGTCGTCCGGTAATCGCCCCACCATACCCGTCTTTTTGTCATGTCGTCTCCCGAAGGTCTGTTTGTCCGGACTGGAGCGGTCTAAAGCGCTTGGCGTCCGCGGGCAACCGCTAGCCGGCTGCCAGCACTTCCACCTCGACCTTGAATTCCGGGCGGGCAAAGCCCGAAACGATCATAAGCGTCGAAGCGGGCGCCGGATCGGAAAAGAGGCGGTTGCGGACATCCATATAGGCTTGCAGATGCGTGCGATCGGTGACGAACGCATTGATGCGCACGACATCGTTCAGCGTCAGCCCGGCTTCGCTTAGGATTGCGGCGATGTTCTTGAAGCAGAGCTCGGTCTGCGCGCCGACATCGTCGGGGACGGTGTCATCCGCAGCGATGCCCAGCTGGCCCGAGCACAGGACAAGACGCTTCCCCACCGGGATTTCGACGCCGTGACTATAGCGGGCAAAGGGCGGCTTGATCGATTGGGGGGCGAGGTATTTGAGCATGCCATTCTCCTGTCCGCCGGCAGACTAAGGCCGGATTCACGAAAGCTTCAAGATGCGGTGCATGCCGCCCGGGCGATTATGGACAGGCGTCCAAAAAATAGGCACGATGCCTCCCGTACAGCATGACCCGTCCGGTCTCGGCAATGACTGCCGCGCAAGCAGGCGGCCCAGGCGGTGGCATGTGTCTTGCTTCTTGAACCAATGGTGTCGAGCCCAGCGCACAGCGCGCCGGAGCCAAGAGAGGGTGATGTTAATGTACGGAAAAGAAAAGATCCTGGCGGGTGCGATCGCGCTGCTTGCAGCCAGCACGCTGGGCGCCGCGGCCAACGAGAAGGTCACCTTCGGCACCAACTGGCTGGCCGAGCCGGAACATGGCGGCTACTACCAGGCGATCGCCGACGGCACCTATGCCGCCTGTGGTCTCGATGTCACCATCATGCAGGGCGGCCCTCAGGTCAGCGGCCGCCCCATGCTGCTTGCCGGAAAGATCGATTTCTACATGGGTGGCAACCTGCTCTCGGCCTTCGACGCCGTGCAGCAGGGCATTCCGATGCGCGTCGTCGCCGCCGACTTCCAGAAGGATCCTCAGGTCATCATGTCCCAGCCGGGGCAGGGGCTGGATAAATGGGAGGACCTCAAGAACGCCGACCAATACATCCTCGGCGACGAGGGTGCGCAGACCTTCTTCCAGTGGATGGTGACCGATCTCGGCTTCGATGCCGCCAAGCGCGTACCCTACACGTTCAATCCGGCGCCCTTCATCGCCAACAAGAAGTCGATCCAGCAAGGCTATGTCACATCCGAGCCTTTCGCCGTGCAGAAGCAGGGCGGCTTCGTGCCGAACCAGTTCCTGCTCGCCGACAACGGCTGGGATACCTACGCGACGACCATCGAGGTGATGCAGGACACGATCGACAAGCGGCCGGAGGTGGTGCAGTGCTTCGTCGATGGCTCGGCCAAAGGATGGTACAATTATCTCTACGGCGACAACAAAGCCGCCAACGAGATGATCAAGAAGGACAATCCGGACATGACGGATGAGCAGATCGCCTTCTCGATCGAGCAGCTGAAGAAGTTCGGCATCGTCGATTCCGGCGATTCGGAAAAGCTCGGTATCGGCGGGATGACCGATGCGCGCATCCAGAGCTTCTACGACAAGATGGTCAAGGCCAAGGTCGCGCAGCCGGGCATCGATATCAAGAAGGCCTATACCCTCGCCTTCATCAACAAGGGTGTCGGGCTGGAGCTGAAGAAATAAGGCGGCCTGCCTGAGATGATCCAGGAGAAAGTGGCGCAGAAAGCAGCATCGAGCGAGAGCCCGATGCTGCTTTCGCTGCGCAATGTCGGCAAGGTCTTTTCCAACGGCGTGACGGCGCTGAGCAAGGTCGATCTGGCGATCCGGGAAGGCGATTTCCTCAGCCTGCTCGGCCCGTCGGGCTGCGGCAAGTCGACGGCGCTGAGGCTGATCGCCGGCTTGTCGACGCCGACCTCCGGTCAGCTCGACTGGCGCGGCTCGATCGACCGGTCGAATATCGGCTTCGTCTTCCAGGAGCCGACGCTGCTGCCATGGGCGAGCGTCTTCGACAATGTCTGGCTGCCGCTCAGGCTGAAGGGCGTGTCGCGCGCAGGGGCCAAGCCCGCCGTGATGGAGATGCTGTCGCGCGTCCACCTCACCGGCTTCGAGAATGCCGTGCCGCGCGAGTTGTCCGGCGGCATGAAGATGCGCGTTTCGATCGCTCGCGCCATGGTGACCAAGCCGCGCATCCTTCTGATGGACGAACCCTTCGCGGCGCTCGACGAGATCACCCGCTTCAAGCTCAATAACGACCTTCTAGAGCTTTGGCAGGACGAGCGCTTCACCGTCGTCTTCGTCACGCACAGCGTCTTCGAGAGCGTGTTTCTGTCGAGCCGCGTCGTTGTCATGGCGGCACGACCGGGCCGGGTCCACGGGGAACTTGCCATCGAAGCGCCTTATCCGCGCGACGAGGCGTTCCGGACCTCGCCCGACTATGCCGCACTTTGCCGGCAGGCCTCGGACGTGCTGGTGAATGCCATCAACTCAACCGCCGGACCTCACCATGACGGCCACTGAAGACACCGCAATGCAGCTCGACGCGGAAGAGGCGCGCCGCGTTCGCCAGGAGCGGCTGGAGCGGATCGGCAAATGGGTGCTGCCCTTGGCGATCATGGTGCTGGCGATCTGGCTGTGGGACCGCATCTGCGTCTGGAACGAGATCCCGCAATACATCCTGCCGCGTCCTGGCGTGGTGCTGCAGACGCTGCATGACGATGCCGGCCTGTTGTTCTCGTCGCTCCTGGTGACGCTCAGGATCACCTTTCTCAGCCTGCTGCTTGCCGTCATCGGCGGCGTCGGGCTGGCGGTGCTCTTCGCGCAGTCGAAATGGGTGGAGATGTCGTTCTTCCCCTTCGCCATCGTGCTGCAGGTGACGCCGATCGTCGCGATCTTCCCGCTGATCAACATCTACATCAACAATCAGACGACGAAGCTTCTGCTCTGCGCCTGGATCGTCGCTTTCTTCCCGATCCTTTCCAACACGACGCTCGGGCTGAACTCGGTCGACCGCAATTTGCGCGACCTGTTCAAGCTCAACGGCGCGACGCGCTGGCAGCAATTGCGCTATCTGCGCCTGCCGGCGGCGATGCCTTATTTTCTCGGCGGGCTGAAGATCGCCGGCGGCCTGTCGCTGATCGGTGCGGTGGTGGCCGAATTCGTCGCCGGCGCGCAGGGACAGTCGTCCGGGCTTGCGTCCCGCATCATCGAGGCCGGCTACCGGCTCAACGCTCCCAGGCTGTTCGCGGCGCTGATCCTGATCTCGCTGACCGGCATCCTCATCTTCCTGGTGCTGTCGCTGGTGTCGCATCTCATCCTGCGCCGCTGGCACGAGAGCGCGTTGAAGCAGGAGCGGTAGGGTGCGTGATGTGATTGAGAATAGTGAGGGGCTGGTTGAGCCGAAGACACAGCGAACAGGCGTGCGGAGACATCGCGAACAGTTTTGTGCCGCCGCATTCTGGGGCGATCGTAACGGAATGGATCCTCGGGTCTACGCGTCCGCTTCGCTTCCGCTCCGCCCGTGGATGACGAAGGACAAGAAAGCGGATGCAATTCGCCAACGCTGGAGATTGGTAGGAGCTGCGGTATCCCCGACGTTTGCGATTGGTGCGGGCATCCTTCCTCTTCGTCATCCTAGGGCGGAGCGGGAGCGAAGCGGACGCGCAGACCCTAGGATCCATGCCGTTCCTTTCGAGCTTAGCGGCGGTGCAAAACTGTTCGCGATGTCTCCGCACAGCCGTTCAGCGTGTCTCCGACCCAACCGACCCCTTTGGGGAACTATGTTGCATAGGACAGCGGGGGGCAGGCCTTGATACCAACCTCTGGTTCTTATCGCCTGGCCAACGTTCGGCTTCATCGATCCCTCACGCCGGGTCTTGCCGCCGCTTTCGACCCGGACGGGTTTGCACTGGCCGCCATTACCATCGCCGATGGCAAGATCGCCGACCTTGCCGCGCACGACCGGGCAGTGGCACCGGCCGAGGCGATCGACCTTGGCGGCCGCATCGTGCTGCCGTGCTTCGTCGACTGCCACACCCATATCGACAAGGGCCATATCTGGCCGCGAAAGCCCAATCCCGACGGCACCTTCATGGGCGCGCTCAATGCCACCGGCGCCGACCGCGCCGCCCGCTGGAGCGCGGAGGACGTGGCGCGGCGCATGGATTTCTCGCTGCGCTCAGCTTACGTGCATGGCACCAAGGCCGTGCGCACGCATCTCGACAGCGTGCCGCCGCAGGAGGAGATCTCCTGGCCTGTGTTCGAGACGATGCGGGAAAAATGGCGCGGGCGCATCGAGCTGCAGGCCGCCTGCCTGCTCGGCATCGAAGGCGTGCGCGACAAGGCCTGGTTCGAGCGGCTGGCGAAACGCGTCGCCGCGGCCAAGGGCGTGCTTGGCGTGGTCACCTATATGGTGCCCGACCTCGAAGAACTGCTCGACAAGGTGTTTGCTGAAGCCATCAAGCACGGGCTCGACCTCGATTTCCATGCCGACGAAACCGACGATGTCGCGGCGATGTCGCTGAAGAAGATCGCCGAAGCTTCGCTGTGGAACGGTTTCGACGGCAACATCCTGGTCGGCCATTGCTGCTCGCTCTCGCGCCAGCCGGACCTGGAGGTGCTCGACACGCTGGACAAGGTGGCGAAGGCCGGACTGGCGGTCGTGTCGCTGCCGATGTGCAATCTCTATCTCCAGGACAGGCGCGGCAACAACACGACCCCGCGCTGGCGCGGCGTGACGCTGCTGCACGAGATGAAGGCGCGCGACATCAAGGTGGCGGTCGCTTCCGACAACACGCGCGATCCGTTCTACGCCTATGGAGATCTCGACATGCTTGAGGTCTATCGCATGGCGACCCGCATCCTGCATTTTGACCACCCGGTCGGCGACTGGCCGAAGGCGATAGCGGCGACGCCGGCCGAGGTGATGCGGCTCGACGGCGCCGGCACGCTTGCTGCCGGCGGCAGCGCCGACTTCGTCGTCTTCAAGGGACGGAGCTGGACGGAATTGCTGTCGCGGCCCGAATCGGATCGCATCGTCGTGCGCGACGGCAGGGCGATCGAACGCCAACTGCCCGACTATGCCGAACTCGACGAACTGATGGTGTAACGATGGATATCGCAGCGCTGAAGCGCGATCTGGAAGGGCTCAAGATCGACGATCATCCTGCGATCGTCCAGCAGAAGAGCCGCGACTTCTACTGGTACAGCCCGGTTCTGAAGCAGCAGCTTGACCACATCAAAGGCGACCTGATCGTCACGCCGAAGAATGAGGGCGAGGTGATCCGCGTGCTTGCCGCCTGCCACCGCCACGGCGTGCCGGTCACGCCGCGCGGCAGCGGCACCGGCAATTATGGTCAGGCGATGCCGCTGTCCGGCGGCGTGGTGCTCAATCTCGCCGAGATGAACGACGTGAAGACGATCGCGCCGGGCCGCGTGGTGACCGGACCAGGCGCGGTTCTGGCTGAGATCGACAAGGCGACGCGGGCGCACTCCAGCCAGGAACTGCGCATGTCGCCGTCGACCTACAATACCGCTTCGATCGGCGGCTTCGTCGCCGGCGGCTCCGGCGGCGTCGGCTCGATCCGCTGGGGCGGGTTGCGCGACCTCGGCAATGTCATACGGCTGAGGACCGTGACGATGGAGGCCGAGCCGCGCGTCATGGACCTCACCGGCGAGGAGGTTCTCAAGGTGATGCACGCCTACGGCACCAACGGCATCATCACCGAGGTCGAGATGCCGCTGACCGCCTCCTACGACTGGATCGATGTCATCGTCGGTTTCGACGATTTCATGGACGCGGCCGGCTTCGGCAACGACCTCGCCGTGCAGGACGGCATTTTGGCGAAGCTGATCACGCCGATCGCCGCGCCCATCCCTTACGACTATTTCAAGCGACACCAGAAATTCT
The window above is part of the Mesorhizobium sp. WSM4904 genome. Proteins encoded here:
- a CDS encoding ABC transporter permease, which codes for MTATEDTAMQLDAEEARRVRQERLERIGKWVLPLAIMVLAIWLWDRICVWNEIPQYILPRPGVVLQTLHDDAGLLFSSLLVTLRITFLSLLLAVIGGVGLAVLFAQSKWVEMSFFPFAIVLQVTPIVAIFPLINIYINNQTTKLLLCAWIVAFFPILSNTTLGLNSVDRNLRDLFKLNGATRWQQLRYLRLPAAMPYFLGGLKIAGGLSLIGAVVAEFVAGAQGQSSGLASRIIEAGYRLNAPRLFAALILISLTGILIFLVLSLVSHLILRRWHESALKQER
- a CDS encoding RidA family protein, whose translation is MLKYLAPQSIKPPFARYSHGVEIPVGKRLVLCSGQLGIAADDTVPDDVGAQTELCFKNIAAILSEAGLTLNDVVRINAFVTDRTHLQAYMDVRNRLFSDPAPASTLMIVSGFARPEFKVEVEVLAAG
- a CDS encoding cytosine deaminase, encoding MIPTSGSYRLANVRLHRSLTPGLAAAFDPDGFALAAITIADGKIADLAAHDRAVAPAEAIDLGGRIVLPCFVDCHTHIDKGHIWPRKPNPDGTFMGALNATGADRAARWSAEDVARRMDFSLRSAYVHGTKAVRTHLDSVPPQEEISWPVFETMREKWRGRIELQAACLLGIEGVRDKAWFERLAKRVAAAKGVLGVVTYMVPDLEELLDKVFAEAIKHGLDLDFHADETDDVAAMSLKKIAEASLWNGFDGNILVGHCCSLSRQPDLEVLDTLDKVAKAGLAVVSLPMCNLYLQDRRGNNTTPRWRGVTLLHEMKARDIKVAVASDNTRDPFYAYGDLDMLEVYRMATRILHFDHPVGDWPKAIAATPAEVMRLDGAGTLAAGGSADFVVFKGRSWTELLSRPESDRIVVRDGRAIERQLPDYAELDELMV
- a CDS encoding ABC transporter substrate-binding protein; the protein is MYGKEKILAGAIALLAASTLGAAANEKVTFGTNWLAEPEHGGYYQAIADGTYAACGLDVTIMQGGPQVSGRPMLLAGKIDFYMGGNLLSAFDAVQQGIPMRVVAADFQKDPQVIMSQPGQGLDKWEDLKNADQYILGDEGAQTFFQWMVTDLGFDAAKRVPYTFNPAPFIANKKSIQQGYVTSEPFAVQKQGGFVPNQFLLADNGWDTYATTIEVMQDTIDKRPEVVQCFVDGSAKGWYNYLYGDNKAANEMIKKDNPDMTDEQIAFSIEQLKKFGIVDSGDSEKLGIGGMTDARIQSFYDKMVKAKVAQPGIDIKKAYTLAFINKGVGLELKK
- a CDS encoding ABC transporter ATP-binding protein: MIQEKVAQKAASSESPMLLSLRNVGKVFSNGVTALSKVDLAIREGDFLSLLGPSGCGKSTALRLIAGLSTPTSGQLDWRGSIDRSNIGFVFQEPTLLPWASVFDNVWLPLRLKGVSRAGAKPAVMEMLSRVHLTGFENAVPRELSGGMKMRVSIARAMVTKPRILLMDEPFAALDEITRFKLNNDLLELWQDERFTVVFVTHSVFESVFLSSRVVVMAARPGRVHGELAIEAPYPRDEAFRTSPDYAALCRQASDVLVNAINSTAGPHHDGH
- a CDS encoding FAD-binding oxidoreductase; protein product: MDIAALKRDLEGLKIDDHPAIVQQKSRDFYWYSPVLKQQLDHIKGDLIVTPKNEGEVIRVLAACHRHGVPVTPRGSGTGNYGQAMPLSGGVVLNLAEMNDVKTIAPGRVVTGPGAVLAEIDKATRAHSSQELRMSPSTYNTASIGGFVAGGSGGVGSIRWGGLRDLGNVIRLRTVTMEAEPRVMDLTGEEVLKVMHAYGTNGIITEVEMPLTASYDWIDVIVGFDDFMDAAGFGNDLAVQDGILAKLITPIAAPIPYDYFKRHQKFFRREQSIVVCMIAPHAMDAFRAFVRSGKGEIVFRADQEADLKGLPPAYELTWNHTTLRAIRVDPTITYLQARYPSPDHLVHVKAMVDRFGDEVPAHLEFIRFDGAIGAAGLPLVRYTTEERLDEIIRIHEDNGCWIFNPHRYTLEEGGMKQTDEVQLAFKRETDPQGLLNPGKMIAWENPGYDYRSGKPFLFKGLQKAS